The sequence TAACTTTGTCCAGTACCATATCAGCATCAGCATCGGGCTTAATTATAACATGGCAAGCCAATAAGACTTTCCCTACGGTTATGGCCCAAATGTGCAGCTCATGGATAGCAACTACCTCATCCATCTCACAGAGACCTTTCTCAAGCTTTGTGGCATCTATTTCTCTGGGTGTGCTCTCCATCAAAACCTCCAGAATGTTCCGCAGCATCCTGATTGTTGTGACCAACACAATTGCAGAGAATACAAGGGTACATATCAGATCAATAATCTTCCATTCAGGCTTATACCATATAATTGCCCCACCAATCATCACCCCAACACTCTGAATGGAATCCCCAAGTACATGAAGATAAGCCCCCTGTACGTTAATATTCCgttgcttcttctgtttagcTTCATCCTTTGGCTTCTTTTCACCTTCACAGCATTTCTTCAGTAGAGGCTCGGCGTGATCAGCTTTGTGATCATGATGGTGTTCATGGTCATTTATGGAGTGCCCCTCATCATGATGATCATGATGTTCAGAGTCCCCCTCATCATGATGAttgtgatgatgatggtgatgatgggTGGTAACAGTTAAACCATGGTTATGCAATTCATCATGACCACCATGGCTATGACCATGATCACCATGGCCATGAACATGTCCACCATGTCCATGATCATGTCCATGGCCATGACCATGACCATGATCGTGTCC is a genomic window of Quercus lobata isolate SW786 chromosome 2, ValleyOak3.0 Primary Assembly, whole genome shotgun sequence containing:
- the LOC115975152 gene encoding metal tolerance protein 1-like → MEVQNSEHGHIIEVCGDVQAAAMSFTGSKICGEAPCGFSDAKASSKDAKERSASMRKLLIAVVLCIIFMSVEVVGGIKANSLAILTDAAHLLSDVAAFAISLFSLWASGWEATPRQSYGFFRIEILGALVSIQMIWLLAGILVYEAIARIINDTGEVQGFLMFVVSAFGLVVNIAMALLLGHDHGHGHGHGHDHGHGGHVHGHGDHGHSHGGHDELHNHGLTVTTHHHHHHHNHHDEGDSEHHDHHDEGHSINDHEHHHDHKADHAEPLLKKCCEGEKKPKDEAKQKKQRNINVQGAYLHVLGDSIQSVGVMIGGAIIWYKPEWKIIDLICTLVFSAIVLVTTIRMLRNILEVLMESTPREIDATKLEKGLCEMDEVVAIHELHIWAITVGKVLLACHVIIKPDADADMVLDKVIDYIRREYKISHVTIQIERQ